From one Streptomyces mobaraensis genomic stretch:
- the hpnC gene encoding squalene synthase HpnC has product MTAGTDAHARAVLDKAAHENFPVAPFFLPRARRDDLMAIYGYARLVDDIGDGDVAPGGRDAELLGLDREQADDRLAMLDAFEADLRRVFAAHGTGPSHPLLRRIRPMVRRHGLTPEPFLGLIEANRMDQRVRRYATYDDLVAYCELSANPVGRLVLGVTGTASPERIRRSDAVCTALQIVEHLQDVAEDLARDRIYLPAEDMERFRVGEADLARPRAGASVRALVAFEAERARCLLNEGTPLVGSVHGRLKLLLAGFVGGGRAALRAVAAAGHDVLPGPPKPTKLSLLREVGATLRREG; this is encoded by the coding sequence ATGACCGCGGGGACGGACGCGCACGCGCGTGCCGTGCTCGACAAGGCCGCGCACGAGAACTTCCCGGTCGCGCCGTTCTTCCTGCCGCGCGCCCGGCGTGACGATCTGATGGCGATCTACGGGTACGCGCGGCTGGTCGACGACATCGGCGACGGCGACGTGGCCCCCGGCGGGCGCGACGCCGAGCTGCTGGGCCTCGACCGAGAGCAGGCGGACGACCGGCTCGCGATGCTCGACGCCTTCGAGGCCGACCTGCGGCGGGTCTTCGCCGCCCACGGCACGGGCCCGAGCCATCCGCTGCTGCGGCGGATCCGGCCGATGGTCCGGCGCCACGGCCTCACCCCGGAGCCCTTCCTGGGCCTGATCGAGGCCAACCGGATGGACCAGCGGGTGCGCCGCTACGCGACGTACGACGACCTGGTCGCCTACTGCGAGCTGTCGGCGAACCCCGTCGGACGGCTCGTCCTCGGGGTCACCGGCACGGCCAGCCCCGAGCGGATCCGCCGCTCGGACGCGGTCTGCACGGCGCTCCAGATCGTCGAGCACCTCCAGGACGTGGCCGAGGACCTGGCACGTGACAGGATCTACCTCCCGGCCGAGGACATGGAACGTTTCCGGGTGGGCGAGGCCGACCTCGCGCGGCCCCGTGCGGGCGCGTCGGTGCGCGCCCTGGTCGCGTTCGAGGCGGAACGCGCCCGGTGCCTGCTGAATGAAGGGACCCCCCTGGTGGGTAGCGTCCACGGCAGGCTGAAGCTGTTGCTCGCGGGGTTCGTGGGCGGGGGGAGGGCCGCGCTCCGGGCGGTCGCCGCCGCGGGACACGACGTACTCCCCGGACCGCCCAAGCCCACCAAGCTCAGCCTGCTGCGCGAGGTGGGGGCGACACTGCGAAGAGAGGGGTGA
- a CDS encoding ABC transporter ATP-binding protein gives MAEQSTAPDGARIPTVIADDVHIVYRVYGGNTGRGSATAALNRIVKRSPGAGVREVHAVKGVSFTAYRGQAIGLIGSNGSGKSTLLKAIAGLLPTERGKVYTDGQPSLLGVNAAMMNDLTGERNVILGGLAMGMTHEEIRERYQDIVDFSGINEKGDFITLPMRTYSSGMAARLRFSIAAAKKHDVLMIDEALATGDRSFQKRSEARVRELRQEAGTVFLVSHNNRSIRDTCDRVLWLERGELLMDGPTDEVVRAYEKETAR, from the coding sequence GTGGCTGAGCAGAGCACCGCCCCCGACGGGGCCCGTATCCCCACCGTGATCGCGGACGACGTGCACATCGTCTACCGCGTCTACGGCGGCAACACCGGCCGGGGCAGCGCCACCGCCGCGCTCAACCGGATCGTCAAGCGCTCCCCGGGCGCCGGGGTGCGCGAGGTGCACGCCGTCAAGGGCGTGAGCTTCACCGCGTACCGCGGCCAGGCCATCGGCCTCATCGGCTCCAACGGCTCGGGCAAGTCCACGCTGCTGAAGGCCATCGCCGGGCTGCTGCCCACCGAGCGCGGCAAGGTCTACACCGACGGCCAGCCGTCCCTGCTGGGCGTCAACGCCGCGATGATGAACGACCTCACCGGCGAGCGGAACGTCATCCTCGGCGGTCTCGCGATGGGCATGACCCACGAGGAGATCCGCGAGCGCTACCAGGACATCGTCGACTTCTCGGGCATCAACGAGAAGGGCGACTTCATCACGCTGCCCATGCGGACGTACTCGTCCGGCATGGCGGCCCGGCTGCGCTTCTCCATCGCCGCGGCGAAGAAGCACGACGTGCTGATGATCGACGAGGCGCTGGCCACCGGTGACCGGTCCTTCCAGAAGCGCTCGGAGGCGCGGGTGCGCGAGCTGCGCCAGGAGGCCGGCACGGTCTTCCTGGTCAGCCACAACAACCGCTCGATCCGGGACACCTGCGACCGGGTCCTCTGGCTGGAACGCGGCGAGCTGCTGATGGACGGCCCGACGGACGAGGTCGTCCGGGCCTATGAGAAGGAGACCGCCCGCTGA
- a CDS encoding ABC transporter permease, producing the protein MSETTHGSAVAMSAAPSPDAGLSAAELARKYGLSVSGARPSLPEYARQLWDRRHFILAFSRAKMTAQYSKAKLGQLWHVATPLLNAMVYLLIFGFLMGQSKGMGIRVYIPFLVTGVFVFTFTQSSALSGVRAISGNLGLVRALHFPRAALPISFALQQLQQLLFSMCVVFAFLIGFGHMPALSWLLIVPVLVLQFVFNTGLSLVLARLGSKTPDLAQLLPFILRTWMYASGVMYNMVEALKKANAPGWVVDVLSANPAAVYIDLMRSSLITSHAASKHIDLPAHVWPLAVGWAVLVGLGGFVYFWKAEEQYGRG; encoded by the coding sequence GTGAGCGAGACAACGCACGGCAGTGCGGTCGCCATGAGTGCTGCACCATCACCCGACGCCGGGCTGTCGGCCGCCGAGCTGGCCAGGAAGTACGGCCTGTCGGTCAGCGGCGCCCGCCCGTCGCTGCCGGAGTACGCCCGGCAGCTGTGGGACCGGCGGCACTTCATCCTTGCCTTCTCCCGGGCCAAGATGACGGCCCAGTACAGCAAGGCCAAGCTGGGGCAGCTCTGGCACGTGGCCACGCCCCTGCTGAACGCCATGGTCTACCTGCTGATCTTCGGCTTCCTGATGGGCCAGAGCAAGGGCATGGGGATCAGGGTCTACATCCCCTTCCTGGTGACGGGCGTGTTCGTCTTCACCTTCACCCAGAGTTCGGCGCTCTCCGGGGTCCGGGCCATCTCGGGGAACCTGGGCCTGGTGCGCGCCCTGCACTTTCCCCGGGCCGCGCTGCCCATCTCCTTCGCACTGCAGCAGCTCCAGCAGCTGCTGTTCTCGATGTGTGTGGTCTTCGCCTTCCTGATCGGTTTCGGCCATATGCCGGCGCTGTCCTGGCTGCTGATCGTGCCGGTGCTGGTGCTGCAGTTCGTCTTCAACACCGGCCTGTCGCTGGTCCTGGCCCGGCTGGGCAGCAAGACCCCGGACCTCGCGCAGCTCCTGCCGTTCATCCTGCGGACGTGGATGTACGCGTCCGGTGTGATGTACAACATGGTCGAGGCGCTGAAGAAGGCGAACGCGCCCGGCTGGGTCGTCGACGTGCTGAGCGCCAATCCGGCGGCGGTCTACATCGACTTGATGCGGTCGTCGCTGATCACCAGCCACGCGGCGAGCAAGCACATCGACCTGCCGGCGCACGTCTGGCCGCTGGCGGTCGGCTGGGCCGTCCTCGTCGGCCTCGGGGGCTTCGTGTACTTCTGGAAGGCTGAGGAGCAGTACGGCCGTGGCTGA
- a CDS encoding glycosyltransferase family 2 protein, with the protein MSARGLKVGAVVLTMGNRPAELRALLESVAKQDGDPIEVVIVGNGAPLPEVHVPGLSVRTVELPENVGIPAGRNVGIEAFGPAGRDVDVLLFLDDDGLLPNQDTAELCRRAFEADPKLGIISFRIADPDTGVTQRRHVPRLRASDPMRSSRVTTFLGGANAARTRVFADAGCLPDEFFYAHEETDLAWRALDAGWMIDYRADMVLHHPTTAPSRHAVYHRMVARNRVWLARRNLPALLVPVYLGVWMLLTLARKPSMPALRAWFGGFKEGWTTPCGPRRPMKWRTVWRLTRLGRPPVI; encoded by the coding sequence ATGAGCGCCCGGGGCCTGAAGGTCGGCGCGGTCGTCCTCACCATGGGCAACCGCCCCGCCGAGCTGCGCGCGCTGCTGGAGTCGGTCGCCAAGCAGGACGGCGACCCGATCGAGGTCGTCATCGTGGGCAACGGCGCGCCGCTGCCCGAGGTGCACGTCCCCGGGCTGTCGGTGCGGACCGTCGAGCTGCCCGAGAACGTGGGCATCCCGGCCGGCCGCAACGTCGGCATCGAGGCGTTCGGCCCGGCCGGACGCGACGTCGACGTCCTCCTCTTCCTGGACGACGACGGGCTGCTGCCCAACCAGGACACGGCGGAGCTCTGCCGCCGCGCGTTCGAGGCCGACCCGAAGCTGGGCATCATCAGCTTCCGGATCGCCGACCCGGACACCGGCGTCACCCAGCGCCGGCACGTCCCCCGGCTGCGCGCCTCGGACCCGATGCGCTCCTCCCGGGTGACCACCTTCCTGGGCGGCGCCAACGCGGCCCGCACCCGGGTGTTCGCCGACGCGGGCTGCCTGCCGGACGAGTTCTTCTACGCGCACGAGGAGACCGACCTCGCCTGGCGGGCCCTCGACGCGGGCTGGATGATCGACTACCGGGCGGACATGGTCCTGCACCACCCGACCACCGCCCCCAGCCGGCACGCGGTCTACCACCGCATGGTGGCCCGCAACCGGGTCTGGCTGGCCCGCCGTAACCTGCCGGCCCTCCTCGTCCCGGTCTACCTCGGGGTGTGGATGCTGCTCACCCTGGCCAGGAAGCCCTCGATGCCGGCGCTCCGCGCCTGGTTCGGCGGTTTCAAGGAGGGCTGGACGACGCCGTGCGGTCCGCGCCGGCCCATGAAGTGGCGTACCGTGTGGCGCCTGACCCGGCTGGGTCGCCCGCCGGTGATCTGA
- a CDS encoding CDP-alcohol phosphatidyltransferase family protein, producing MQKPSVAELRPVVHPAGVKDRRSGEHWAGRLYMREISLRVDRHLVNTRVTPNQLTYLMTVAGVLAAPALLVPGIAGAVLGAVAVQLYLLLDCVDGEIARWKKQYSMSGVYLDRVGAYLCDAAVLLGLGLRAADLWGGGRIDWLWAFLGTLAALGAVLIKAETDLVGVARHQNGMPPVKEAAAEPRSSGMALARKAAAALQFHRLILGIEASLLIVFLAILDQARGDLFFTRLGTAVLAGIAVLQTLLHLVSILASSRLR from the coding sequence ATGCAGAAACCGTCAGTCGCTGAACTCCGGCCGGTCGTCCACCCCGCGGGGGTGAAGGACCGGCGCAGCGGTGAGCACTGGGCCGGCCGCCTGTACATGCGGGAGATCTCGCTGCGGGTGGACCGCCACCTGGTGAACACCCGCGTCACGCCCAACCAGCTCACCTACCTGATGACCGTCGCGGGCGTCCTCGCGGCCCCGGCCCTGCTGGTGCCCGGGATCGCGGGCGCCGTGCTCGGCGCCGTCGCCGTCCAGCTCTACCTGCTGCTGGACTGCGTCGACGGCGAGATCGCCCGCTGGAAGAAGCAGTACTCGATGTCCGGGGTCTACCTGGACCGGGTCGGCGCCTACCTGTGCGACGCCGCCGTCCTCCTCGGTCTCGGCCTGCGCGCCGCCGACCTCTGGGGCGGCGGGCGCATCGACTGGCTGTGGGCCTTCCTCGGCACGCTCGCCGCGCTCGGCGCCGTCCTGATCAAGGCGGAGACCGACCTCGTCGGCGTCGCCCGCCACCAGAACGGCATGCCGCCGGTCAAGGAGGCCGCGGCCGAGCCGCGTTCCTCCGGCATGGCCCTGGCCCGCAAGGCCGCCGCGGCACTGCAGTTCCACCGGCTGATCCTCGGCATCGAGGCGTCGCTGCTGATCGTGTTCCTCGCGATCCTGGACCAGGCCCGGGGCGACCTCTTCTTCACCCGCCTCGGCACTGCCGTCCTCGCCGGCATCGCCGTCCTGCAGACGCTGCTGCACCTCGTGTCCATCCTCGCCTCCAGCAGGCTGCGATGA
- a CDS encoding iron-containing alcohol dehydrogenase family protein → MPVLTRLIPSPVVVDIRAGALDDLASVLADQRISSSGKLAVAISGGSGAALRKRLAPALPGATWYEVGGGTLDDAIKLADAMKSGHYDAVVGLGGGKIIDCAKFAAARIGLPLVAVATNLSHDGLCSPVATLDNDAGRGSYGVPNPIAVVIDLDVIRQAPGRYVRSGIGDAISNISAVADWELAHRVRGEDIDGLAAALARQAGEAVLRHPGSVDDDGFLQVLAEGLVLTGISMSVAGDSRPASGACHEINHAFDLLYPKRAAPHGEQCGLGAAFAMHLRGAREESALMVEALRRHDLPVLPGDIGFTEDEFVRAVEFAPQTRPGRYTILEHLALTTDQIRDAYADYAETVSR, encoded by the coding sequence GTGCCAGTACTGACGAGGCTCATCCCCTCGCCGGTCGTGGTCGACATCCGGGCCGGGGCCCTGGACGATCTCGCGAGCGTCCTCGCGGACCAGCGGATCTCCAGCTCCGGCAAGCTCGCCGTCGCGATCAGCGGCGGCTCCGGGGCGGCGCTGCGCAAGCGGCTCGCCCCGGCGCTGCCCGGCGCCACCTGGTACGAGGTCGGCGGCGGCACCCTCGACGACGCCATCAAGCTGGCCGACGCCATGAAGTCGGGCCACTACGACGCGGTCGTGGGCCTGGGCGGCGGCAAGATCATCGACTGTGCGAAGTTCGCCGCCGCGCGCATCGGCCTGCCGCTGGTCGCCGTGGCCACGAACCTCTCCCACGATGGTCTCTGCTCGCCGGTCGCCACCCTCGACAACGACGCGGGCCGCGGCTCGTACGGCGTGCCCAACCCGATCGCCGTCGTCATCGACCTCGACGTCATCCGGCAGGCCCCCGGCCGCTACGTCCGTTCGGGCATCGGCGACGCCATCTCCAACATCTCCGCCGTGGCGGACTGGGAGCTGGCCCACCGGGTGCGCGGCGAGGACATCGACGGCCTGGCCGCCGCGCTGGCCCGGCAGGCCGGCGAGGCCGTGCTGCGCCACCCGGGCAGTGTCGACGACGACGGGTTCCTCCAGGTGCTCGCCGAGGGCCTCGTGCTCACCGGCATCTCGATGTCCGTGGCCGGCGACAGCCGCCCGGCCTCCGGCGCCTGCCACGAGATCAACCACGCCTTCGACCTGCTCTACCCCAAGCGCGCCGCCCCGCACGGCGAGCAGTGCGGCCTCGGCGCCGCCTTCGCCATGCACCTCCGCGGTGCTCGCGAGGAGTCCGCGCTGATGGTCGAGGCCCTGCGCCGGCACGACCTGCCCGTGCTCCCCGGCGACATCGGGTTCACCGAGGACGAGTTCGTCCGCGCCGTGGAGTTCGCTCCGCAGACCCGGCCCGGGCGGTACACCATCCTGGAGCACCTCGCCCTCACCACCGACCAGATCAGGGACGCATACGCCGACTATGCAGAAACCGTCAGTCGCTGA
- a CDS encoding phosphocholine cytidylyltransferase family protein produces MIGLVLAAGAGRRLRPYTDTLPKALVPVDGETTVLDLTLANFAEVGLTEVAIVVGYRKEAVYARQAALEEKYGLKLTLIDNDKAEEWNNAYSLWCAREVLGRGVILANGDTVHPVSVEKTLLDARGNGQKIILALDTVKNLADEEMKVIVDPEKGVQRITKLMDPATATGEYIGVTLIEAEAGAELADALKVTFEKDPDLYYEDGYQELVNRGFKIDTAPIGDVKWVEIDNHDDLAKGREIACQY; encoded by the coding sequence ATGATCGGCCTCGTGCTGGCAGCCGGCGCCGGACGCCGTCTGCGCCCCTACACCGACACCCTCCCCAAGGCCCTGGTGCCCGTGGACGGCGAGACGACCGTCCTCGACCTCACCCTGGCCAACTTCGCGGAGGTCGGTCTGACCGAGGTCGCGATCGTCGTCGGTTACCGCAAGGAGGCCGTGTACGCGCGGCAGGCGGCGCTGGAGGAGAAGTACGGCCTCAAGCTCACCCTGATCGACAACGACAAGGCCGAGGAGTGGAACAACGCCTACTCCCTGTGGTGCGCCCGTGAGGTCCTCGGCCGCGGCGTGATCCTCGCCAACGGCGACACCGTCCACCCGGTCTCCGTCGAGAAGACCCTGCTCGACGCCCGTGGCAACGGCCAGAAGATCATCCTCGCCCTCGACACGGTGAAGAACCTCGCCGACGAGGAGATGAAGGTCATCGTGGACCCCGAGAAGGGCGTCCAGCGCATCACCAAGCTGATGGACCCGGCCACCGCGACCGGCGAGTACATCGGCGTCACCCTGATCGAGGCCGAGGCCGGCGCCGAGCTCGCCGACGCCCTCAAGGTGACCTTCGAGAAGGACCCCGACCTCTACTACGAGGACGGCTACCAGGAGCTGGTCAACCGCGGCTTCAAGATCGACACCGCGCCGATCGGCGACGTCAAGTGGGTCGAGATCGACAACCACGACGACCTCGCCAAGGGCCGGGAGATCGCGTGCCAGTACTGA
- a CDS encoding DUF5941 domain-containing protein — MSTAILTGLPPVGSSLEGDLRSLGFDVRVAADAAEVSAALAAAPAHARLALVDHRFVGHLHSLRLALTDPRFPAAAVHGALTVQPEARAALGDVVALADGRHRVGAYAGFPAAPASPLDVLPDALAAGLEAHGVAVHRPELGVLVADVPPDAPARAHAEAAVAATDDEAVRLRNAVKSRDGFFTTFCISPYSRYIARWCARRGFTPNQVTTASLLTALIAAGCAATGTRPGFVAAGLLLLFSFVLDCTDGQLARYSLQYSTLGAWLDATFDRAKEYAYYAGLALGAARGGEDVWALALGAMVLQTCRHVVDFAFNEANHDATANTSPTAALSGKLDSVGWTVWARRMIILPIGERWALIAVLTALTTPRVVFIVLLVGCAFAACYTTAGRVLRSVTLPQLPLGGPPARRTDRAARALYELTDSGPVAETVARLTRVKGAVTVPLLGLLGTAALLVPLLVKPFGSPLGVAGAAVYAILTGLAVSSPLKGPLDWLLPPVLRAAEYLAILVLAARSDVAGALPAAFGLVAAVAYHHYDTVYRIRGGTGAPPHWLVRMIGGHEGRALAVTVAAVLWQGQGFTIALTALAAGIALAVLIESIRFWVSSGAPAVHDETGEPA, encoded by the coding sequence CTGTCGACCGCCATCCTCACCGGTTTGCCGCCCGTCGGCTCCTCCCTGGAGGGCGACCTGCGGTCCCTGGGCTTCGACGTGCGCGTGGCGGCCGACGCCGCCGAGGTGTCCGCCGCCCTGGCGGCCGCCCCGGCCCACGCCCGGCTCGCCCTCGTCGACCACCGCTTCGTCGGGCACCTCCACAGCCTCCGGCTCGCGCTGACCGACCCCCGCTTCCCCGCCGCCGCGGTGCACGGCGCCCTCACGGTGCAGCCCGAGGCCCGGGCCGCGCTGGGTGACGTCGTCGCGCTCGCCGACGGCCGGCACCGGGTGGGCGCCTACGCCGGCTTCCCGGCCGCGCCGGCCTCCCCGCTCGACGTCCTCCCGGACGCCCTGGCCGCCGGCCTCGAAGCGCACGGCGTCGCCGTGCACCGCCCCGAGCTGGGCGTGCTCGTCGCCGACGTCCCGCCGGACGCCCCGGCCCGGGCGCACGCCGAGGCGGCCGTCGCGGCCACCGACGACGAGGCGGTCCGGCTGCGGAACGCCGTGAAGTCCCGCGACGGGTTCTTCACCACCTTCTGCATCAGCCCGTACTCGCGCTACATCGCCCGCTGGTGCGCCCGGCGCGGATTCACCCCCAATCAGGTGACGACCGCCTCGCTGCTGACGGCGCTGATCGCGGCGGGCTGCGCGGCGACCGGCACCCGCCCCGGGTTCGTCGCCGCCGGCCTGCTGCTGCTCTTCTCGTTCGTGCTCGACTGCACCGACGGCCAGCTCGCCCGCTACTCGCTCCAGTACTCCACGCTCGGCGCCTGGCTCGACGCCACCTTCGACCGGGCCAAGGAGTACGCCTACTACGCGGGCCTGGCGCTGGGCGCCGCCCGCGGCGGTGAGGATGTGTGGGCGCTGGCGCTCGGCGCGATGGTCCTCCAGACCTGCCGGCACGTCGTGGACTTCGCGTTCAACGAGGCCAACCACGACGCCACGGCGAACACCAGCCCGACCGCGGCGCTCTCCGGGAAGCTGGACAGCGTCGGCTGGACGGTCTGGGCCCGCCGCATGATCATCCTGCCGATCGGCGAGCGCTGGGCGCTGATAGCCGTCCTCACCGCGCTCACCACCCCGCGCGTCGTCTTCATCGTGCTCCTGGTCGGCTGCGCCTTCGCCGCCTGCTACACCACCGCGGGCCGCGTCCTGCGCTCGGTGACCCTCCCCCAGCTACCGCTGGGGGGACCCCCAGCCCGCCGCACCGACCGCGCCGCCCGGGCGCTGTACGAGCTCACCGACTCGGGCCCGGTCGCCGAGACCGTCGCCCGGCTCACCCGCGTCAAGGGCGCCGTGACCGTCCCGCTCCTGGGCCTGCTCGGCACCGCCGCGCTGCTGGTCCCGCTGCTGGTCAAGCCCTTCGGTAGCCCCCTGGGCGTCGCCGGCGCCGCGGTCTACGCGATCTTGACCGGCCTCGCGGTCTCCAGCCCCCTCAAGGGCCCCCTCGACTGGCTGCTCCCGCCCGTCCTCCGCGCCGCCGAATACCTGGCGATCCTCGTCCTCGCCGCGCGCTCGGACGTCGCCGGGGCGCTTCCCGCGGCGTTCGGCCTGGTGGCCGCGGTCGCCTACCATCACTACGACACGGTGTACCGCATCCGCGGCGGCACCGGCGCGCCCCCGCACTGGCTGGTCCGGATGATCGGCGGCCACGAGGGACGGGCCCTGGCGGTCACCGTCGCCGCCGTCCTGTGGCAGGGCCAAGGCTTCACGATCGCGCTGACGGCCCTCGCGGCCGGCATCGCCCTCGCGGTGCTCATCGAGAGCATCCGCTTCTGGGTGTCCTCCGGGGCGCCCGCAGTACACGACGAAACAGGAGAACCCGCATGA
- the galE gene encoding UDP-glucose 4-epimerase GalE, which translates to MTWLITGGAGYIGAHVARAMTEAGERVAVLDDLSSGDAARLPEGVPLVRGSVLDREAVDRALKEHGVTGVVHLAAKKQVGESVERPLLYYRENVHGLTVLLESVVAAGVRSFVFSSSAAVYGMPDVDLVTETTPCLPINPYGETKLAGEWLVRAVGAAHGLSTACLRYFNVAGAARPELADTGVFNIIPMMFDRITRGERPLIFGGDYATPDGTCVRDYIHIEDLATAHLAAARRLAERPEAGDLTLNVGTGHGVSVREMADLIGEVSGRPGLTPEVGPRRPGDPARVVAGNDLITRTLGWSPRHDVRSMVVSAWEGWRLRHPDASAG; encoded by the coding sequence ATGACGTGGCTGATCACAGGTGGGGCCGGGTACATCGGGGCCCATGTGGCGCGGGCGATGACGGAGGCCGGCGAGCGGGTGGCCGTCCTGGACGACCTGTCCAGCGGTGACGCGGCGCGGCTGCCCGAGGGCGTCCCGCTGGTGCGCGGCTCGGTCCTGGACCGGGAGGCCGTCGACCGGGCGCTGAAGGAGCACGGGGTGACCGGTGTGGTGCACCTCGCGGCCAAGAAGCAGGTCGGGGAGTCGGTCGAGCGGCCGCTGCTGTACTACCGGGAGAACGTGCACGGGCTGACCGTGCTGCTGGAGTCCGTCGTCGCGGCGGGCGTCCGGAGCTTCGTCTTCTCCTCCTCCGCGGCCGTCTACGGGATGCCGGACGTCGACCTCGTCACCGAGACGACGCCGTGCCTGCCGATCAACCCCTACGGGGAGACCAAGCTGGCCGGCGAATGGCTGGTCCGGGCCGTGGGCGCCGCGCACGGCCTGTCGACCGCCTGCCTCCGCTACTTCAACGTGGCGGGCGCGGCCCGGCCGGAGCTGGCCGACACCGGTGTGTTCAACATCATCCCGATGATGTTCGACCGGATCACCCGGGGCGAGCGCCCACTGATCTTCGGGGGCGACTACGCGACCCCGGACGGCACCTGCGTCCGTGACTACATCCACATCGAGGACCTGGCCACCGCGCACCTGGCCGCGGCCCGCCGGCTGGCGGAGCGCCCGGAGGCGGGCGACCTGACGCTGAACGTGGGCACCGGCCACGGGGTGTCCGTCCGGGAGATGGCGGACCTGATCGGCGAGGTCAGCGGACGCCCGGGGCTGACGCCCGAGGTGGGCCCGCGCCGTCCGGGCGACCCGGCCCGGGTGGTCGCCGGCAACGACCTGATCACCCGGACGCTCGGCTGGAGCCCGCGCCACGACGTGCGGAGCATGGTCGTGTCGGCCTGGGAGGGCTGGCGGCTGCGCCATCCGGACGCGTCCGCCGGGTGA
- a CDS encoding cation diffusion facilitator family transporter, translated as MGAGHDHGHANGGPPPTGTAAAAYRGRLRIALGITLSVLVAEIVGTMLTGSLALLADAGHMATDAVGVGMALVAIHFANRPSGGRRTYGYARAEILAALLNCLLLLGVGGYILFEAVQRLTAPTEVPGGTTVVFGLVGVVANLISLSLLMRGQKESLNVRGAFLEVLLDALGSLAVVVSALVIMATGWTRADPVASLLIGLMIVPRTLKLLREALDVLLEAAPRDVDMDEVRAHITALPGVTGLHDLHVWTITSGMPVLSAHVVVDRVALDAAGHERMLRDLQGCLGEHFAVEHCTFQLEPGGYAEREARLCH; from the coding sequence ATGGGTGCAGGGCACGACCACGGGCACGCGAACGGCGGCCCCCCGCCGACCGGCACCGCCGCGGCGGCCTACCGGGGGCGGCTGCGGATCGCCCTGGGCATCACGCTCTCGGTGCTGGTGGCGGAGATCGTCGGCACGATGCTCACCGGTTCGCTGGCGCTGCTGGCCGACGCCGGTCACATGGCGACGGACGCGGTGGGCGTCGGGATGGCGCTGGTCGCGATCCACTTCGCCAACCGGCCGAGCGGCGGCCGGCGCACCTACGGCTACGCGCGCGCCGAGATCCTGGCGGCGCTGCTGAACTGCCTGCTGCTGCTCGGCGTCGGCGGCTACATCCTCTTCGAGGCGGTCCAGCGGCTGACCGCGCCGACGGAGGTGCCGGGCGGGACGACGGTCGTGTTCGGTCTGGTGGGCGTGGTCGCCAACCTGATCTCGCTGTCCCTGCTGATGCGCGGGCAGAAGGAGAGCCTGAACGTGCGCGGGGCGTTCCTGGAGGTCCTCTTGGACGCGCTGGGGTCGCTGGCCGTCGTGGTCTCCGCCCTGGTGATCATGGCGACGGGCTGGACCCGGGCGGACCCGGTGGCCTCGCTGCTGATCGGGCTGATGATCGTGCCCCGGACGCTGAAGCTGCTGCGCGAGGCGCTGGACGTGCTGCTGGAGGCCGCGCCCCGGGACGTGGACATGGACGAGGTCCGGGCGCACATCACGGCGCTGCCGGGGGTGACGGGCCTGCACGACCTGCACGTCTGGACGATCACCTCGGGGATGCCGGTGCTGTCGGCGCACGTGGTGGTGGACCGGGTGGCGCTGGACGCGGCCGGGCACGAGCGGATGCTGCGGGACCTCCAGGGCTGCCTCGGGGAGCACTTCGCCGTCGAGCACTGCACCTTCCAGCTGGAACCGGGCGGGTACGCGGAGCGCGAGGCGCGGCTCTGCCACTGA
- the idi gene encoding isopentenyl-diphosphate Delta-isomerase, translated as MPITSAEGRSADSAAAPASPEAAEPIMLELVDEDGRTIGTAEKVSAHLAPGRLHRAFSVFLFDEQGRLLLQRRALGKYHSPGVWSNTCCGHPYPGELPFVAAARRTAEELGLAPELLREAGTVRYNHPDPLSGLVEQEYNHLFVGTVRATPEPDPEEVEEYAYVTPAELEKLMSEVTFSAWFMTVLDTARPAVREVIGAGAGW; from the coding sequence ATGCCGATCACATCAGCCGAGGGCCGCTCCGCCGATTCCGCCGCGGCCCCCGCCTCCCCCGAAGCCGCTGAACCGATCATGCTGGAGCTGGTCGACGAGGACGGCAGAACCATCGGGACCGCCGAGAAGGTCTCCGCGCACCTCGCCCCCGGCCGGCTGCACCGCGCCTTCTCGGTCTTCCTCTTCGACGAACAGGGGCGGCTGCTGCTCCAGCGCCGGGCGCTGGGCAAGTACCACTCCCCCGGCGTGTGGTCCAACACCTGCTGCGGGCACCCGTACCCCGGCGAACTCCCCTTCGTGGCGGCGGCCCGGCGCACGGCGGAGGAGCTGGGCCTGGCCCCCGAGCTGCTGCGGGAGGCGGGCACGGTGCGCTACAACCACCCGGACCCGCTGTCGGGGCTGGTGGAGCAGGAGTACAACCACCTCTTCGTCGGCACCGTGCGGGCCACCCCGGAGCCGGACCCGGAGGAGGTGGAGGAGTACGCCTATGTGACCCCCGCCGAGTTGGAGAAGCTGATGTCCGAGGTGACGTTCTCGGCGTGGTTCATGACGGTGCTGGACACGGCGCGGCCGGCCGTCCGCGAGGTCATCGGGGCCGGGGCGGGCTGGTAG